DNA sequence from the Longimicrobiaceae bacterium genome:
CGAAGGGACGGAGGCCGGCGGGGGCAGGCGACCCGCCGGCCTTCGCCGCGTCCGCAGGCGAGGCCCCGCCGCGGCCGGACAAGCGCCCCTTCGACATCCACGAGGCGATGCGGCGCGTCGCCGCCGCCGTCGAGCACTACCCCAAGGCAGCGCTCTTCGAGCTGGCGGAGCTCGGGCACGACACGCCCTTTGCGCAGCTCGTCGCCTGCATCCTCTCCATCCGGACGCTGGACGAGACCATGCTCCCCACCGCGCTCGCCCTCTTCGAGCGCGCCCGCACCCCGGCGGAGGTGGCCGCCCTGGGGCCGGAGGAGATCGACCGGATCATCCGCTCCTGCACCTTCCACGAGGGGAAGTCGCGGCAGATCCACGAGATCGCCAGGACGGTCGCGGAGGAGCACGGGGGCGAGCTCCCCTGCGACGAAGCGCTGATGCTCGGCTTCCGCGGGGTGGGTCCCAAGTGCACGAACCTGGTGCTGGGGATCGCCTGCGGCGCGCCGAAGATCGGCGTGGACGTGCACGTGCACCGCGTGACCAACCGCTGGGGGTACGTGAGCGCTTCCACCCCCGAGCGGACGATGCAGGCGCTGGAGGAGATGCTCCCGGAGGAGTACCACGTGGAAATCAACCGCCTCCTGGTGCCGTTCGGGAAGCACGTCTGCACCGGGCGGGCACCGAAGTGCTCCGCCTGCCCCGTGC
Encoded proteins:
- the nth gene encoding endonuclease III, which codes for MARPGKRSPKGRRPAGAGDPPAFAASAGEAPPRPDKRPFDIHEAMRRVAAAVEHYPKAALFELAELGHDTPFAQLVACILSIRTLDETMLPTALALFERARTPAEVAALGPEEIDRIIRSCTFHEGKSRQIHEIARTVAEEHGGELPCDEALMLGFRGVGPKCTNLVLGIACGAPKIGVDVHVHRVTNRWGYVSASTPERTMQALEEMLPEEYHVEINRLLVPFGKHVCTGRAPKCSACPVLDMCRQVGVTTHR